From a single Stomoxys calcitrans chromosome 4, idStoCalc2.1, whole genome shotgun sequence genomic region:
- the LOC106087136 gene encoding bax inhibitor 1-like isoform X1: protein MESPRPFDQLPNTPSEEYEPYVEQHLFKIYLTLCGVSVAAAIGCILFMENQLNMGLFSAMAAGIALMISYCENGYYTRLSMLYAFGFCAGQTMGPLLRYTAIVDPSIIVNAFGGVAVTFAALSITSLAAGRLRVLFWVSVLICVNNIISLFNEIFGFHPSMWMQVSQMFSRILITAGSVLLYTQNIVDDVRLGYEDVVQHSLDLFFYVLILFRSFLIIKAYGFK from the coding sequence ATGGAATCTCCTCGCCCTTTCGACCAATTGCCAAACACACCTAGTGAGGAATATGAGCCGTATGTCGAGCAacatctttttaaaatttatcttACATTATGTGGAGTTTCGGTAGCAGCAGCCATTGGCTGTATACTTTTTATGGAGAATCAATTGAATATGGGACTGTTTTCAGCTATGGCTGCCGGTATTGCTTTAATGATTTCGTATTGCGAGAATGGTTATTACACTCGACTTTCTATGCTCTATGCCTTTGGATTTTGTGCTGGACAAACTATGGGACCTCTCTTGAGATATACTGCCATCGTTGATCCCTCGATAATAGTGAACGCATTTGGTGGTGTTGCAGTAACCTTTGCTGCATTATCAATAACCTCTTTGGCAGCTGGTCGCCTGAGAGTTCTATTTTGGGTCTCCGTGTTGATTTGTGTGAATAACATCATCAGcctttttaatgaaatatttggcTTTCATCCTTCCATGTGGATGCAAGTTAGTCAAATGTTTTCCCGAATCTTAATCACAGCTGGATCTGTTTTGCTATACACTCAAAATATTGTGGACGATGTACGTCTAGGATATGAGGATGTCGTACAACATTCACTGGATCTGTTCTTTTATGTTTTGATTTTGTTCAGAAGCTTTTTGATAATCAAAGCATACGGTTTTAAGTGA
- the LOC106087136 gene encoding bax inhibitor 1-like isoform X3: MSPMAAGIALMISYCENGYYTRLSMLYAFGFCAGQTMGPLLRYTAIVDPSIIVNAFGGVAVTFAALSITSLAAGRLRVLFWVSVLICVNNIISLFNEIFGFHPSMWMQVSQMFSRILITAGSVLLYTQNIVDDVRLGYEDVVQHSLDLFFYVLILFRSFLIIKAYGFK, encoded by the exons ATGAGCC CTATGGCTGCCGGTATTGCTTTAATGATTTCGTATTGCGAGAATGGTTATTACACTCGACTTTCTATGCTCTATGCCTTTGGATTTTGTGCTGGACAAACTATGGGACCTCTCTTGAGATATACTGCCATCGTTGATCCCTCGATAATAGTGAACGCATTTGGTGGTGTTGCAGTAACCTTTGCTGCATTATCAATAACCTCTTTGGCAGCTGGTCGCCTGAGAGTTCTATTTTGGGTCTCCGTGTTGATTTGTGTGAATAACATCATCAGcctttttaatgaaatatttggcTTTCATCCTTCCATGTGGATGCAAGTTAGTCAAATGTTTTCCCGAATCTTAATCACAGCTGGATCTGTTTTGCTATACACTCAAAATATTGTGGACGATGTACGTCTAGGATATGAGGATGTCGTACAACATTCACTGGATCTGTTCTTTTATGTTTTGATTTTGTTCAGAAGCTTTTTGATAATCAAAGCATACGGTTTTAAGTGA
- the LOC106087136 gene encoding bax inhibitor 1-like isoform X2, giving the protein MWSFAMAAGIALMISYCENGYYTRLSMLYAFGFCAGQTMGPLLRYTAIVDPSIIVNAFGGVAVTFAALSITSLAAGRLRVLFWVSVLICVNNIISLFNEIFGFHPSMWMQVSQMFSRILITAGSVLLYTQNIVDDVRLGYEDVVQHSLDLFFYVLILFRSFLIIKAYGFK; this is encoded by the exons ATGTGGAGTTTCG CTATGGCTGCCGGTATTGCTTTAATGATTTCGTATTGCGAGAATGGTTATTACACTCGACTTTCTATGCTCTATGCCTTTGGATTTTGTGCTGGACAAACTATGGGACCTCTCTTGAGATATACTGCCATCGTTGATCCCTCGATAATAGTGAACGCATTTGGTGGTGTTGCAGTAACCTTTGCTGCATTATCAATAACCTCTTTGGCAGCTGGTCGCCTGAGAGTTCTATTTTGGGTCTCCGTGTTGATTTGTGTGAATAACATCATCAGcctttttaatgaaatatttggcTTTCATCCTTCCATGTGGATGCAAGTTAGTCAAATGTTTTCCCGAATCTTAATCACAGCTGGATCTGTTTTGCTATACACTCAAAATATTGTGGACGATGTACGTCTAGGATATGAGGATGTCGTACAACATTCACTGGATCTGTTCTTTTATGTTTTGATTTTGTTCAGAAGCTTTTTGATAATCAAAGCATACGGTTTTAAGTGA